Proteins from a genomic interval of Cytophagia bacterium CHB2:
- a CDS encoding FtsX-like permease family protein — MTGETSSMAEEISSMAEEISAASLSDSTANFFAATGLQLLTTPGTALISAPFAREYALAIPDTLHLLIGSEWRKIIIIGVISQELLARLGFDNLLLMDIATAQELLDRVGYVDRLDLIAEENRVAELRRQLPDYLRLAPPAGRTQRVGEMMRSYRLNLTALSFLAVFVGMFLIYNTMEFAVLHRRKQIGILRCLGVTPRQVILNALFEALLLGVIGALLGLVLGVLLANYATQAVSATISELYVFIKVEGVALRLPVLLKAFVLGILATLAASAIPALEAAGIPAAVAVRRSSLETRASKFAPWLAVIGIICLALAFLVYTNSSSFLGGLIVALFVGLAAIFFTPIITIGLTAITAPAAQKHAGQAGLLATRSIRAALSRTSVAIAALMLALAMVLSMRLMISSFRITINAWVSQALQGDVYLSPLGFDTAKWSAVMTPAFLAFLEQQPNVAAISRYGATETSYRGKPIYLVQVTPEVLVDRSNFAFTRGTGKEHWPKLRAGEVIISENFALRFGKGVGDTLMLSGFTGPQSFKIAAIILDYSLDQGQVMMSHETYAHFFGPPRITNMALYLTPGVEANDYVVALRRAVAGKFEVEVKSHRELRAEVLRIFDQSFAVTQVMQVLAGIVAVIGIISAVMSLLVERTRELGILRAVGMTLAQMRRMIFLESGLMGVFAGLIALPAGTALALVLIYVINLRTFGWTIPFTLEAGAYVQTFLIAFLAALIAAIYPMHRLKQIPIAGAIREE, encoded by the coding sequence ATGACCGGAGAGACAAGCTCAATGGCCGAAGAGATAAGCTCAATGGCCGAAGAGATAAGCGCGGCTTCTTTATCTGATTCCACCGCCAACTTTTTTGCTGCAACCGGCCTGCAACTTCTCACCACTCCAGGCACGGCCTTGATCAGCGCGCCGTTTGCGCGCGAATATGCTCTGGCAATTCCCGACACGCTACATTTACTCATCGGCAGCGAATGGCGCAAGATCATCATCATTGGCGTCATCTCGCAGGAACTGCTGGCGCGATTAGGTTTCGACAATTTGCTGTTGATGGACATCGCCACCGCGCAGGAGTTGCTCGACCGCGTGGGCTATGTCGATCGCCTCGATCTCATCGCCGAGGAAAACCGCGTTGCCGAGCTGCGCCGCCAATTGCCGGACTATCTCCGCCTCGCCCCGCCTGCGGGCCGCACGCAGCGCGTCGGCGAGATGATGCGTTCATACCGTCTGAATCTCACTGCGCTGTCGTTTCTCGCGGTGTTTGTCGGCATGTTCCTCATCTACAACACCATGGAATTCGCGGTGCTGCATCGCCGCAAACAAATCGGCATTCTGCGCTGTTTGGGCGTGACGCCGCGGCAAGTCATTCTCAATGCCTTGTTCGAAGCGTTGTTGCTCGGCGTTATTGGCGCGCTGCTCGGTTTGGTGTTGGGCGTTTTGTTGGCGAACTATGCCACGCAAGCGGTAAGCGCGACCATTTCCGAGCTTTATGTTTTTATCAAAGTGGAGGGTGTTGCGCTGCGCTTGCCGGTGTTGCTCAAAGCCTTTGTTTTGGGAATTCTGGCAACTCTCGCCGCCAGCGCGATTCCTGCGCTCGAGGCCGCCGGCATCCCGGCAGCGGTTGCAGTGCGCCGATCCTCGCTCGAAACGCGCGCCAGCAAATTCGCGCCCTGGCTGGCGGTGATTGGAATCATTTGCCTCGCGCTCGCCTTTCTTGTCTACACGAACTCTAGCAGTTTTCTTGGCGGTTTGATTGTCGCCTTGTTCGTGGGATTGGCAGCGATTTTTTTCACGCCCATCATCACCATCGGCTTGACGGCCATAACCGCGCCGGCGGCGCAAAAGCATGCGGGACAAGCCGGCCTGCTTGCCACACGCAGCATTCGCGCGGCCTTGAGCCGCACCTCGGTCGCGATTGCCGCGCTCATGCTCGCGCTGGCCATGGTGTTGAGCATGCGTTTAATGATTTCCAGCTTTCGCATCACGATCAACGCCTGGGTAAGCCAGGCGCTGCAGGGCGATGTTTATCTCTCCCCGCTCGGCTTCGATACCGCGAAATGGAGCGCTGTCATGACACCGGCGTTTCTCGCCTTTCTCGAACAACAACCCAACGTGGCAGCCATCAGCCGCTATGGCGCGACCGAAACGAGCTATCGTGGCAAGCCGATTTATTTGGTGCAAGTAACTCCGGAAGTGTTGGTAGATCGCAGCAATTTTGCGTTCACTCGGGGAACCGGGAAAGAGCATTGGCCGAAATTGCGCGCGGGCGAAGTGATCATTTCCGAAAACTTTGCCTTGCGTTTTGGCAAAGGCGTAGGCGATACCTTGATGTTATCAGGATTCACCGGGCCGCAGAGTTTCAAAATTGCCGCGATTATTCTCGACTACTCGCTCGATCAGGGCCAGGTGATGATGTCGCACGAAACCTATGCGCATTTTTTCGGGCCGCCGCGCATCACCAACATGGCGCTGTATCTCACTCCCGGCGTCGAGGCCAATGATTATGTTGTAGCCTTGCGGCGCGCGGTGGCGGGCAAATTCGAGGTTGAAGTCAAATCGCATCGCGAGCTGCGCGCGGAAGTGTTGCGCATTTTCGATCAGAGTTTTGCGGTCACGCAGGTGATGCAAGTGTTGGCGGGAATCGTGGCGGTGATCGGCATCATCAGCGCGGTGATGTCGCTGCTGGTGGAGCGCACGCGTGAGCTGGGCATTTTGCGCGCCGTGGGCATGACGCTCGCGCAAATGCGGCGCATGATTTTTTTGGAATCCGGGTTGATGGGCGTGTTCGCGGGCTTGATCGCCCTGCCCGCCGGCACCGCGCTCGCGCTGGTGTTGATTTATGTAATCAATCTGCGCACCTTCGGCTGGACGATTCCATTCACGCTCGAAGCCGGAGCTTATGTGCAAACGTTTTTGATCGCATTTCTCGCGGCATTGATTGCTGCGATTTATCCCATGCATCGTTTGAAACAGATTCCAATTGCCGGCGCAATTCGAGAGGAATGA